The proteins below are encoded in one region of Vibrio sp. ED004:
- the cytR gene encoding DNA-binding transcriptional regulator CytR — MATMKDVAQLAGVSTATVSRALMNPEKVSVSTRKRVETAVLEAGYSPNTLARNLRRNESKTIITIVPDICDPYFAEIIRGIEDAAVENDYLVLLGDSGQQKKRESSFVNLVFTKQADGMLLLGTDHPFDVSKPEQKNLPPMVMACEFAPELELPTVHIDNLTSAFEAVNYLAQLGHKRIAQISGPVSATLCKFRQQGYQQALRRAGVAMNPAYSTVGDFTFEAGAQAVRQLLALPEQPTAIFCHNDAMAIGAIQEAKKLGLRVPQDLSIVGFDDIQFAQYCDPPLTTISQPRYEIGRQAMLMMLDLLKGNDVQAGSRLLEAKLVVRGSTAPPRM, encoded by the coding sequence ATGGCGACAATGAAGGATGTTGCCCAGCTAGCAGGCGTCTCAACAGCCACTGTATCACGTGCATTGATGAACCCTGAGAAAGTCTCAGTTTCAACTCGTAAGCGAGTGGAAACAGCAGTACTTGAAGCTGGATACTCACCCAACACATTAGCTAGAAACTTACGTCGCAACGAATCAAAAACCATCATCACTATCGTTCCTGATATCTGTGACCCATATTTCGCTGAGATCATTCGTGGTATCGAAGATGCCGCAGTAGAAAATGACTACCTTGTTCTATTGGGTGACAGCGGTCAACAAAAGAAGCGTGAGTCTTCCTTTGTTAACCTTGTCTTCACTAAGCAAGCGGACGGCATGTTATTGCTTGGCACCGACCACCCATTTGATGTCAGCAAACCAGAACAAAAGAACTTACCACCGATGGTAATGGCCTGTGAGTTCGCTCCTGAGCTTGAACTCCCAACGGTACACATCGATAACCTGACCTCTGCATTTGAAGCCGTGAACTACCTAGCTCAGTTAGGCCATAAACGTATCGCTCAAATCTCTGGTCCAGTATCAGCAACCCTGTGTAAGTTCCGCCAACAAGGTTACCAACAAGCACTGCGTCGTGCAGGTGTAGCAATGAACCCAGCCTACAGCACAGTCGGTGACTTCACTTTTGAAGCCGGTGCTCAAGCCGTTCGTCAATTACTGGCACTGCCTGAACAGCCTACTGCTATCTTCTGTCACAACGATGCGATGGCCATAGGTGCGATTCAAGAAGCGAAGAAGTTAGGTTTACGTGTTCCTCAAGACCTATCGATTGTTGGCTTCGATGACATTCAATTCGCTCAATACTGCGATCCACCGCTAACCACCATTTCTCAACCTCGTTATGAGATTGGACGCCAAGCGATGCTGATGATGCTTGATCTACTGAAAGGCAACGATGTGCAAG